A region from the Branchiostoma floridae strain S238N-H82 chromosome 9, Bfl_VNyyK, whole genome shotgun sequence genome encodes:
- the LOC118423295 gene encoding recQ-mediated genome instability protein 1-like gives MHEVGQVNNWLQSQHVAVSQEWLEACLDWLHQENQGSHLPLAQLNRMVYEQWLQADLQVVAPGCLPQGIAEEQKTVLNGKFALQINSMIDVSVPAYTQLQKLRGRENANDAVTAETQATQKPWEQKPTRMLMMQLTDGQQGLQGMEYQPIRDLAVDMAPGTKILVSGSVQCRLGVLLLDGGNVKVLGGEVEELAEENRMENVLLKAVSEQGTADPTLVEQQQQIQQEYRQSTANNARNAASTRQRQNNPGRQPGWQGNAGFGQGTNAGVKPNKKTPQPPMTFSDDFEDDDFLDNMDLGELDMLENQEMQQAEPPRTVTTQNPPVIQQRQNTNTFPHQQRNPTSFPKSVKTEQTKPVERGVMQRGNDNFSTRNPPAARSGHNQQGGREVKYEPEWDEPFDIEGVEQCEERREGCDNNSRAVKQKNPSSGRLNRSDVFQIDDEPDWDDPLLMEGMAGNMSSMDNDIWDDTFDEEGGQPMFQEGTSKDVKKVETNRALTATRRDPFESKPSVQLAGNKPSVQLVERSLPTAKSSLRPPTVQQKSDSEVKVKREPNIQQAANLQDSGDAAVSLSGARGGLSTQKLVQTVAPFSREQPPEMKKRRLDTGVDFDTPPFTYLSKVLSASPVSNRTVVTVKAFILTLTSKLEKTDVWKISAMINDGSACVEMDLGDEVLAKLIGFTVSELKNLAVRAKTDPAIKKRIKEGLEGCQRKLIDLSCLMEVEFSPTLVKPKVIALADITPSVVRQLEERVERNSLH, from the exons ATGCACGAGGTTGGACAGGTCAACAACTGGCTGCAGTCCCAACATGTAGCGGTCAGTCAGGAGTGGCTGGAGGCCTGTCTGGACTGGCTGCACCAGGAAAACCAG GGATCCCACCTTCCCCTAGCCCAGCTGAACAGGATGGTATATGAGCAGTGGCTCCAGGCTGACCTACAGGTCGTTGCCCCCGGCTGCCTCCCACAAGGCATTGCTGAGGAACAGAAAACTGTCCTGAATGGAAAATTTGCTCTACAA ATTAACTCCATGATAGACGTGAGTGTTCCAGCCTACACACAGTTACAGAAGTTGAGAGGGAGGGAGAACGCTAACGATGCTGTAACTGCCGAGACACAAGCAACTCAGAAG CCATGGGAGCAGAAGCCGACCCGTATGCTGATGATGCAGCTCACTGATGGACAGCAGGGCCTGCAGGGCATGGAgtatcagccaatcagggacCTGGCAGTGGACATGGCACCAGGGACAAAG ATATTAGTTTCTGGTTCAGTGCAGTGCAGACTGGGAGTCTTGCTGTTGGATGGAGGGAATGTGAAAGTCTTGGGAGGAGAAGTGGAGGAACTAGCCGAGGAGAACAGGATGGAGAATGTCTTGCTCAAGGCCGT TTCTGAACAAGGTACAGCAGACCCAACTCTAGTGGaacaacagcaacagatacAACAGGAATACAGACAGTCAACTGCCAACAATGCCAGAAATGCAGCAAGTACCAGACAACGGCAAAACAACCCAGGCAGGCAGCCTGGATGGCAAg GAAATGCAGGTTTTGGACAAGGCACTAATGCAGGAGTGAAGCCCAACAAGAAGACTCCACAGCCACCAATGACTTTCTCAG atgaTTTTGAAGATGATGACTTCTTGGACAATATGGACCTTGGAGAGCTTGACATGTTGGAAAATCAGGAAATGCAACAAGCAGAGCCACCAAGAACGGTAACAACACAGAATCCACCAGTAATACAGCAAAGACAGAATACGAATACTTTCCCTCACCAACAAAGAAATCCAACAAGTTTCCCCAAGTCTGTGAAAACAGAACAAACCAAGCCTGTTGAGAGAGGGGTGATGCAGAGGGGCAATGACAATTTTTCTACCCGTAACCCCCCTGCTGCAAGAAGTGGTCACAACCAACAGGGAGGTAGAGAAGTCAAATATGAACCAGAATGGGATGAACCATTTGATATTGAAGGGGTGGAACAGTGTGAGGAAAGAAGAGAAGGATGTGACAATAATTCAAGAGCAGTGAAACAAAAGAATCCCTCCTCTGGTAGATTGAACCGGTCCGACGTGTTCCAAATTGATGATGAACCTGACTGGGATGATCCATTACTGATGGAGGGGATGGCAGGCAATATGAGCTCTATGGACAATGACATATGGGATGATACATTTGATGAGGAGGGAGGCCAGCCTATGTTTCAGGAAGGGACgagtaaagatgtaaaaaagGTGGAGACCAACAGAGCTTTAACAGCAACAAGGAGAGATCCCTTTGAAAGCAAACCATCAGTTCAGTTAGCAGGTAACAAACCATCAGTTCAGTTAGTGGAAAGGTCTCTACCAACTGCAAAGTCAAGTTTGAGACCTCCTACAGTCCAGCAGAAAAGCGACAGTGAGGTCAAGGTGAAGAGAGAGCCAAACATCCAGCAAGCTGCAAATTTGCAGGACAGTGGTGATGCTGCAGTTTCTCTCTCAGGTGCTAGAGGGGGCTTGTCCACACAAAAGCTTGTGCAGACTGTAGCACCGTTCAGCCGTGAACAGCCACCAGAGATGAAGAAGAGAAGGCTTGACACAG GTGTTGACTTCGACACCCCACCCTTTACTTACCTGTCCAAGGTGCTATCTGCTTCACCTGTCAGCAACAGGACTGTTGTCACAGTTAAG GCCTTCATCCTTACCCTGACGTCCAAGCTGGAGAAGACGGACGTGTGGAAGATTTCAGCCATGATAAATGATGGCTCAGCCTGTGTGGAGATGGACTTGGGAGATGAG GTTCTGGCCAAGCTGATTGGGTTCACAGTATCAGAACTAAAG AACTTAGCTGTACGAGCCAAAACTGACCCAGCCATCAAGAAGAGGATCAAAGAG GGCCTTGAAGGCTGCCAGAGGAAGCTGATTGACCTCTCCTGTCTGATGGAGGTGGAGTTTAGCCCCACCCTGGTGAAACCTAAGGTCATCGCCCTTGCGGACATTACCCCCAGTGTTGTGAGGCAGCTTGAAGAACGGGTAGAGAGAAACTCACTACACTGA
- the LOC118423280 gene encoding uncharacterized protein LOC118423280, with translation MTSLADKLQDLELCLKSQHEQEVSYGRALREAIVRMDLLIEVEVLKSLGDLRLQKGKLGKDSAEFDKAAALYAVALLQCKDPDTGQTLEHRIGYMEKLSRQLLQGYTPHFRWLLPDYWGTADSNVLRVAETCEKLDRSTKYSQHSVEETYTETLVTAIETSDMFLEVEVLKSLGDFYLEKGKETGVSQFTKAAAMYKKALTRCEDPETKQTLKHRIRYAEKIRERAKMRSTSDESRPRERRPTVGHQFGNITTPDVTQDRKLHPEVPSTYEDYLQKGNKDLQTGDLDKAEEHFAAALKSVHVKGEHREEAEPLYRLSEVYMKRGIQSKDGGDFTKAAALCNAALVRSKREDIEEAIQDITQSFVKHVLNTEQMVEIDNTKKQKLMLKKDRDYAEGEIKMIDENIDPYSLDDDDPELSEMEKKRVEAIKTLFQSIVDQRKTFIARLVDECIEVMGPPPCKYAMIGLGSQATGLVTPYSDLEFAILIDEETEHNAKYFRNLTHYLHLKVINLGETILPAMGIKTLNDFYSDNPLDSWYYDSVTPRGFSFDGAMPHACKTPLGRGRTSNSTGSSELIHTPCNMTNVLKDDLKLHLKKGYHLGSILGNVSLVAGEQGLVDEYMSLCTKQRRENDGKVLLAMAKTDLTENAPMFQIQDLTASLLNVKKEMYRFSSLVVSIWALLHNIQMTTIWDTIQELRNRGFVNDENAHHLMVMVSISAELRLRTYMNNHGQVENMSALSSMTTDTDMGEKLKKVFYFSNRKQLMRYYYTARPLKHFISHLSEKKPKEGSPTFFDNSSELKAEVYESLCDYKSSRRCQEAIYRTNLSKYGEDTAHFDIAQSLANLGNSWMKLADYSKAVGYHEQSLQMFRDIHGENTVHYHIASSLDSLGRAWGDLGDYKKAVSYHKESLQMMRSIYSVNTANQDMANSLNNMGTAWINLGDYKNALSCFEQSLQTERRIYGENISHPGIASILNNLGIAWKGLGVQKKAISYYEESLRMKRSIYGENTAYPDILTSLHNLGAAWSSLDDHRKAINYYEQSLQMARIIYGEENAHPCIATSLNSLGIAWCHLSHYRNAISYHEQSLQMLRSIYGEDTAHPDIAESLNNLGANWGYLGDQRKAVSYYEQSLQMMRIIYGEDTARSDIAFLLNNLGNAWSNLGDSRKAMSYYEQSLQMRRSIHGDDTAHPDIADSLNSLGIAWGRLGDHRKAVNYYEQSLKMKQTIYGEDTAHPDIASTLNNLGSALRYLGDYRKAMNNFEKSLQMGRIIHGEDTAHSYIADLLGNLGVVWSDLGDHRKAINYYEQSLKMRQSIYGEDTVHPDIADSLSNIGSTWSDLGDYGKAVNYYEQSLQMMQNIYGEDTAHPDIADSLHNLGTAWGFLGYHRKAIKYYEKSLQMRWIMHGENMAHPHIANALNNLGNAWSDLGDHRKAISYYEQSLQMRSSLLGEDTAHPDIVDLFHNLCIAWRGLGDNKKAMVYLFLKEKMKQKLG, from the exons ATGACCAGCCTGGCAGACAAGTTACAGGACCTGGAGTTGTGCCTCAAGAGCCAGCATGAACAAGAAGTCAGTTATGGGCGGGCACTGAGAGAGGCTATTGTTCGCATGGACCTCTTAATTGAGGTAGAAGTCTTGAAAAGTCTTGGAGACCTGCGTCTTCAGAAAGGCAAGCTCGGTAAAGATTCGGcagagtttgacaaggctgctgccCTGTATGCTGTTGCCCTACTACAGTGCAAAGATCCAGACACGGGACAAACACTGGAACATCGTATCggctacatggagaaactctccaGACAACTGCTGCAGGGGTACACTCCACACTTTCGGTGGTTGTTGCCAGACTACTGGGGTACTGCTGACAGTAATGTCTTAAGGGTCGCAGAAACTTGTGAAAAATTAGACAGAAGTACAAAATACTCTCAGCATTCTGTTGAAGAGACTTACACAGAAACATTAGTGACTGCAATAGAAACTAGCGACATGTTCTTAGAGGTTGAGGTTTTGAAATCTCTTGGAGATTTCTATCTTGAGAAAGGCAAGGAAACTGGTGTATCCCAGTTCACCAAGGCAGCTGCCATGTACAAGAAAGCTCTGACACGATGTGAGGATCCTGAGACAAAGCAGACTCTGAAACATCGCATACGTTATGCGGAGAAGATCAGGGAAAGAGCGAAAATG CGCTCAACATCAGATGAATCCAGACCGAGAGAAAGAAGACCAACTGTGGGACACCAGTTTGGAAACATCACAACACCTGATGTTACTCAGGACCGAAAACTCCATCCAGAAGTACCAAG TACATATGAAGACTATCTGCAGAAGGGAAACAAAGACCTACAGACAGGGGACCTGGACAAAGCAGAGGAACActttgcagctgcgctcaagtctgttcatgtcAAAG GTGAACACAGAGAAGAGGCAGAGCCCCTGTACAGGTTGAGTGAAGTCTACAtgaagagaggaatccagtcaaaaGATGGAGGAgatttcaccaaggctgcagcactctgtaatgcagcactggtaagatCGAAAAGAGAAGACATAGAGGAAGCAATCCAGGACATAACCCAATCATTTGTAAAGCATGTGCTGAATACTGAACAAATGGTAGAGATCGataacacaaagaaacaaaagttaATGTTAAAGAAGGACAGAGATTATGCTGAAGGAGAAATCAAAATGATTGATGAGAACATAGATCCTTATAGCCTTGATGATGACGACCCTGAGTTAAGTGAAATGGAGAAGAAGAGAGTAGAAGCAATCAAAACATTGTTTCAGTCTATTGTTGACCAACGAAAAACGTTCATAGCCAGGCTTGTAGATGAATGTATAGAGGtaatgggcccccctccctgtaagtacgccatgataggtttgggttcacaagccacagggtTGGTGACTCcgtactctgatctggaatttgccattttgataGACGAGGAAACAGAACATAATGCTAAGTATTTCCGCAACCTCACTCATTATCTGCACCTCAAAGTGATCaatctgggagaaaccattctcccagcCATGGGGATTAAAACTCTAAATGATTTCTACTCAGATAACCCACTTGACAgctggtactatgactctgtaaCACCACGAGGGTTTtcgttcgatggagccatgccacatgcatgcaagactccatTGGGCAGGGGTAGAACTAGTAACAGTACAGGAAGCAGCGAACTTATCCACACACCATGCAATATGACCAATGTACTAAAGGACGACCTAAAATTGcatttaaagaaaggctatCATCTTGGTAGCATCCTGGGAAATGTGTCGTTGGTCGCAGGAGAACAGGGCTTGGTGGATGAGTACATGTCTCTATGTACTAAGCAACGTCGGGAAAATGAcggtaaggttcttttagctaTGGCAAAAACAGATCTGACAGAGAATGCCCCAATGTTTCAAATCCAAGATCTAACCGCCAGTCTGTtgaatgtaaagaaagaaatgtatagGTTTTCAAGCCTTGTGGTCTCCATCTGGGcgctacttcataacatacaaatgacCACAATCTGGGATACCATTCAGGAACTACGCAATCGCGGATTCGTCAATGATGAGAACGCGCATCACTTGATGGTGAtggtcagcatctcagcagaactgaggctgcgcacatacatgaacaatcatGGCCAAGTGGAAAACATGTCAGCCTTATCATCAATGACCACAGATACTGACATGGGGGAGAAATTGAAGAAAGTGTTTTACTTCTCAAATAGAAAGCAACTTATGAGATACTATTACACGGCAAGGCCGCTAAAGCACTTTATTTCACACCTGTCCGAAAAGAAGCCAAAGGAAGGATCGCCAACtttctttgacaattcttcagaACTAAAAGCAGAAGTGTACGAAAGTTTGTGTGATTACAAAAGTTCTAGGAGGTGTCAAGAAGCAATCTATAGGACTAATCTATCAAAATATGGCGAAGACACAGCACATTTTGACATTGCGCAATCACTTGCTAACCTGGGTAACTCCTGGATGAAACTTGCTGATTACAGCAAGGCTGTCGgttatcatgaacagtcactacagatgttCCGGGATATCCATGGTGAGAATACTGTACATTATCACATTGCTTCCTCACTTGATAGCTTGGGTAGAGCGTGGggtgaccttggtgattacaagaaggccgtcagctatcataAAGAGTCACTACAAATGATGCGGAGTATCTATAGTGTGAACACCGCAAATCAGGACATGGCGAACTCACTGAACAACATGGGTACCGCCTGGATCAACCTTGGTGACTACAAAAATGCACTTAGCTGTTTTGAACAGTCATTGCAGACGGAGCGCAggatctatggtgagaacattTCTCACCCTGGCATTGCCTCCATACTTAATAATTTGGGTATCGCCTGGAAAGGCCTTGGCGTTCAGAAAAAAGCAATTAGTTATTATGAGGAGTCCCTCcggatgaagcggagtatctatggtgagaatacTGCATACCCGGATATTCTCACCTCACTACACAACTTGGGCGCCGCCTGGAGCAGTCTTGACGATCACAGAAAAGCAATCAAttactatgaacagtcactacagatggcGCGGATTATCTATGGCGAGGAAAATGCGCATCCTTGTATAGCAACCTCACTGAACAGCTTGGGGATCGCCTGGTGTCACCTTTCTCATTACAGGAATGccatcagctatcatgaacagtctcTACAGATGttgaggagtatctatggtgaagacactgcacatcctgacattgccgaatcacttaacaacttgggtgccaaCTGGGGATACTTAGGTGATCAGAGAAAGGcagtcagctattatgaacagtcgctacagatgatgcggattatctatggtgaggacactgcacgtTCTGACATCGCCTTtttacttaacaacttgggtaatgcCTGGAGTAACCTGGGTGATTCCAGAAAGGCAATGagctattacgaacagtcactacagatgaggcgtaGTATCCATGGTGatgacactgcacatcctgacattgccgaCTCACTTAATAGCTTGGGTATAGCGTGGGGTCGCCTTGGTGATCATAGAAAGGCTGTTaactattatgaacagtcactaaagaTGAAGCAGACTATCTACGGcgaggacaccgcacatccagacattgctagcacacttaacaacttgggtagcgCCTTGAGATACCtcggtgattacagaaaggccatgaacaattttgaaaagtCATTACAAATGGGGAGAATTATTCATGGCGAGGACACTGCACATTCCTACATTGCAGACTTACTTGGTAACTTGGGCGTTgtctggagtgaccttggtgatcacagaaaggcaattAACTACTATGAACAGTCGCTAAAGATGAGacagagtatctatggtgaggacactgtgCACCCTGATATCGCTGACTCACTTAGCAACATAGGCAGTAcgtggagtgaccttggtgactATGGAAAGGCCGTTaactattatgaacagtcactacagatgatgcagAATATATACGGCGAGGACACTGCGCATCCTGACATTGCGGATTCACTTCACAACTTAGGTACTGCTTGGGGATTCCTTGGttatcacagaaaggccattaAATACTATGAAAAGTCGCTACAGATGAGGTGGATTATGCATGGCGAGAACATGGCTCATCCTCATATTGCAAAcgcacttaacaacttgggtaacgcctggagtgaccttggtgatcacagaaaggccatcagctactatgaacagtcactacagatgaggagTAGCCTCCTTGGTGAGGACACTGCCCACCCTGACATTGTCGACTTATTTCACAATCTTTGTATTGCATGGAGAGGCCTGGGTGATAACAAAAAAGCCATGGTCTACCTTTTTCTCAAGGAAAAAATGAAACAGAAGCTGGGATGA